One window from the genome of Nicotiana sylvestris chromosome 9, ASM39365v2, whole genome shotgun sequence encodes:
- the LOC138877433 gene encoding uncharacterized protein, with protein MGMDWLYSCFAKLDCRTRTTRFEFPNEPIVKWKGDNVVPKGRFIFYLKAAKMIKKGCIYYLVRVTDTNAEAPNLESVSVVNEFSDVFPVELPGIPPDREINFGIDVIPGTQPISIPPYRMAPTELKELKEQLKDLLEKDFIRLRKANVVVDALSRTSMGSLAYLEAYQRPLAREVHQLAILGVCLADYNEGGVIMQNRAKSSLVAEVKEKQFNDPLLAQLKEGFHKHKTIAFSFGTDDGNLRYQGRLCVPDIDGLRERIMVESHTSRFFVYPGSTKMYHDLKEIYWWNNMKRDIGDFVAKCSNCQQVKAEHQRPGGLAQSIEIPMWKWEMINMDFVSRQKSYWDICHRDLEFKEDDWVFLKVSPMKGIMRFGKKGKLSTRYVGSYKIIQRIGQVAYKIELPAEMSLIHLVFHVSMLKKVVRDLFTILPDESIEVKEELS; from the exons atgggaatggattggctttattcatgttttgcgaaacttgattgtcggactagaacCACGAGGtttgaatttcctaatgagcccaTTGTTAAATGGAAaggagataatgtagtgcctaaaGGTCGGTTTATTTTTTACCTTAAGGCcgcgaagatgatcaagaaggggtgtatctattATTTAGTTCGGGTTACAGACACCAATGCCGAGGCACCCAACCTTGAGTCTGTAtcagttgtgaatgaattttcGGATGTCTTTCCAGTTGAGCTCCCTGGGATTCCGCCAGACAGGGAAATTAATTTTGGGATTGATGTGATACCAGGAACgcagcctatatcaattccaccttacagaatggcaccaACAGAactgaaagagctaaaggaacaattgaaggatttgctagaaaaGGATTTCATCCGGCtga GGAAGGCTAATGTTGTAGTGGATGCTCTTAGTCGAACatctatggggagtttggcttacttGGAGGCGTATCAGAGgccgttggccagggaggttcaccagttggctatcTTGGGAGTTTGCCTTGCGGACTATAATGAAGGAGGAGTAATTATGCAGAATAGGGCTAAATCATCGCTTGTGGCggaagtgaaagagaagcaattcaacGATCCATTATTAGCACAACTGAAGGAGGGGtttcataaacacaagaccataGCTTTTTCCTTTGGCACGGATGATGGTAACCTAAGATACCaaggccgcctatgtgttccGGATATTGACGGTCTTCGGGAGAGGATCATGGTAGAATCTCACACATCCAGATTCTTCGTGtacccaggttctacgaaaatgtatcatgatctcaaggaaatttattggtggaacaacatgaagaggGATATAggggactttgtggcaaaatgttcgaattgtcagcaagtgaaggccgaacatcagaggcccggtggatTGGCCCAAAGCATAGagattccaatgtggaaatgggagatgatcaacatggattttgtg AGTCGCCAAAAGTCGTATTGGGACATTTGCCACAGAgacttggagttcaaagaagatgattgggtatttttgaaggtttcccctatgaagggtatcatgcggtttggaaagaagggaaaattgagtaCGAGGTATGTTGGATCGTacaaaatcattcagaggattggtcaggtggcatacaagatTGAGCTGCCAGCTGAGATGTCATTGATTCACctagtcttccatgtgtctatgttgaagaaggtagtaaGAGATCTGTTCACTATTCTGCCAGATGAGTCTATTGAGGTTAAAGAAGAATTATCGTaa